In Halictus rubicundus isolate RS-2024b chromosome 5, iyHalRubi1_principal, whole genome shotgun sequence, one genomic interval encodes:
- the Hppy gene encoding MAP4K3-like protein hppy isoform X9: MALNANALSSDISRRNPQDEYELIQRIGSGTYGDVYKAKRLSMNDLAAIKVIKLEPGDDFAIIQQEILMMKDCRHPNIIAYYGSYLRRDKLWICMEYCGGGSLQDIYHITGPLSEIQIAYMCRETLLGLAYLHSMGKMHRDIKSANILLTEAGDVKLADFGVSAQITATINKRKSFIGTPYWMAPEVAAVERKGGYNQLCDIWACGITAIELAELQPPMFDLHPMRALFLMSKSGFKPPTLKDKDKWSPTFHNFVKVALTKNPKKRPTAEKLLQHAFFQGEMSKRLALELLQKVSNPSHMFTDLEADEDGAVPNVPQRIASRHTARPRPKSPIPQLDSDDQINLDGTLQREVISPSVDGSPAWDIMDIMNNTVHNCDAHPDCGIGTAFEDEQEKSLLQYIDEELLLRATLPLGESSNDCELHCPYYNMSGSQASPRRHSSVDELYGLVSSSQSLTAANGQRQRSLSDSGPRDESSQSNGQNETPGDGEREGMSPDLLSDTPPVPPRRRDRKRHTPPRPISNGLPPTPKVHMGACFSKVFNGCPLRIHCTASWIHPDTRDQHLLIAAEEGIYNLNLNELHETAIDQLYPRRTIWMYVIKDVLMSLSGKTPQLYRHDLLAMQSKQSHRFSLHMNKIPERLVPRKFALTTKVPDTKGCTKCCVGRNPYNGYKYLCGAMPTGIFLMQWYDPLNKFMLLKHFDCPLPSPLNVFEIIITPEMEYPMVCVSVKQPYQQNKLKLDLINMNSGASWFHSDELEDMDGSATVIPRRENLHVINVTQLEKNAILVCYDNVVKVVTLQGKPRSTRKQMSELHFNFQIESIICLPDSVLAFHKHGMQGRSFKNGEVTQEISDPSRTYRLLGSDKVVMLESHLVQSGTLTESEGADLYILAGHEASY; this comes from the exons ATGGCTTTGAACGCGAACGCATTGTCCAGTGACATAAGCCGACGAAATCCTCAGGATGAGTACGAGCTCATCCAGAGGATAGGTAGCGGAACGTACGGAGACGTTTACAAG GCCAAAAGACTTTCCATGAATGACCTCGCCGCTATTAAGGTTATCAAATTGGAACCAG GGGATGATTTTGCAATTATTCAGCAAGAAATCCTGATGATGAAGGATTGCAGGCACCCAAACATAATTGCATATTATGGGAGCTACCTGAGAAGGGATAAACTATGGATTTGTATGGAATACTGCGGAGGTGGTTCCCTGCAGGATATATATCACA TAACTGGACCATTATCAGAAATACAAATAGCGTATATGTGCAGAGAGACCCTATTGGGACTAGCTTACTTGCACAGTATGGGGAAGATGCATCGTGACATTAAAAGTGCCAACATATTATTAACCGAAGCTGGGGATGTGAAATTAGCCGACTTTGGAGTTTCAGCACAGATTACAGCCACTATTAATAAAAGGAAAAGTTTTATCGGCACACCCTATTGGATGGCACCAGAG GTGGCAGCTGTAGAAAGGAAAGGCGGCTACAATCAACTTTGTGATATTTGGGCATGCGGTATCACCGCGATAGAATTGGCGGAGTTGCAGCCTCCCATGTTCGATCTGCATCCTATGCGAGCGCTTTTTCTCATGTCGAAGTCCGGCTTCAAGCCGCCGACATTAAAAGACAAAGACAAATGGAGTCCGACATTCCACAATTTCGTGAAGGTCGCTCTCACGAAGAATCCTAAAAAACGACCAACAGCCGAGAAACTCCTACAG CACGCGTTTTTTCAAGGCGAGATGAGCAAACGTTTAGCTTTGGAATTGTTGCAAAAGGTATCGAATCCTAGTCATATGTTTACTGATTTAGAAGCTGATGAAGACGGAGCCGTACCGAACGTTCCGCAGAGGATCGCTTCGCGTCATACTGCAAGACCTAGACCAAAAAGCCCCATACCGCAATTAGATAGCGACG ATCAAATTAATCTAGATGGAACATTACAAAGGGAAGTAATATCGCCGTCTGTAGATGGTAGTCCAGCATGGGATATTATGGATATCATGAATAAT ACTGTTCATAACTGTGATGCACATCCAGACTGTGGTATCGGTACTGCATTCGAAGACGAGCAAGAGAA GAGTCTATTGCAGTACATTGATGAGGAGTTGTTGCTAAG AGCTACGCTTCCTCTGGGAGAGTCATCGAATGATTGCGAATTGCACTGCCCGTACTACAATATGTCAG GATCTCAAGCAAGCCCCAGGCGTCACAGCTCTGTGGACGAGTTGTATGGTCTGGTGAGCAGTTCACAATCCCTAACTGCTGCCAATGGACAACGTCAACGGTCTCTCTCGGACAGTGGTCCTAGAGACGAGTCCTCACAGTCTAATG GCCAAAACGAGACGCCGGGTGACGGGGAGAGAGAAGGCATGAGTCCGGACTTATTATCGGACACTCCGCCTGTCCCACCAAGAAGAAGGGACAGGAAACGCCATACGCCGCCCAGACCCATCAGCAATGGACTGCCGCCTACACCCAAAGTTCACATGGGGGCGTGTTTCTCAAAA GTATTCAACGGCTGTCCCTTAAGAATACACTGCACCGCCAGTTGGATCCATCCAGACACAAGGGATCAGCACCTACTAATCGCAGCGGAGGAAGGAATTTACAACTTGAACCTAAACGAGCTCCATGAAACTGCTATAGACCAGCTGTACCCCAGACGTACGATCTGGATGTACGTCATCAAAGACGTTCTCATGTCTTTGTCTG GCAAAACCCCGCAACTATACAGACACGACTTATTAGCAATGCAGAGCAAACAGAGCCACAGGTTTTCACTGCACATGAACAAAATACCAGAGAGATTAGTCCCGAGGAAGTTTGCGCTGACCACCAAGGTTCCAGACACCAAGGGATGCACCAAGTGTTGCGTTGGCAGAAACCCGTACAATGG GTACAAGTATCTTTGCGGTGCGATGCCCACGGGAATATTCCTGATGCAATGGTACGACCCGCTGAACAAGTTCATGCTCCTGAAGCACTTCGACTGCCCCCTCCCCTCGCCGTTGAACGTGTTCGAGATTATTATCACGCCCGAGATGGAGTATCCGATGGTGTGCGTGTCCGTGAAACAACCATATCAGCAGAACAAATTGAAACTGGACTTGATCAACATGAATTCGGGGGCGAGCTGGTTTCACAGCGACGAACTGGAAGACATGGATGGTTCAG CCACTGTGATACCAAGAAGAGAAAACCTTCATGTCATCAATGTAACTCAGTTGGAGAAAAATGCTATACTAGTGTGTTACGACA ACGTAGTGAAAGTGGTGACGCTGCAGGGGAAGCCCAGATCGACAAGAAAGCAAATGTCGGAGTTGCATTTCAACTTTCAAATCGAGTCCATCA TCTGCTTGCCAGATAGCGTACTAGCATTCCACAAGCATGGTATGCAAGGTAGGAGTTTTAAGAATGGCGAAGTTACGCAAGAGATCAGCGACCCAAGTAGAACGTACAGATTGCTAGGATCCGATAA GGTGGTGATGTTGGAGAGTCACTTGGTCCAGTCAGGCACGCTGACAGAATCTGAGGGAGCGGACTTGTACATACTTGCTGGGCACGAGGCCAGTTACTAG
- the Hppy gene encoding MAP4K3-like protein hppy isoform X5, producing the protein MALNANALSSDISRRNPQDEYELIQRIGSGTYGDVYKAKRLSMNDLAAIKVIKLEPGDDFAIIQQEILMMKDCRHPNIIAYYGSYLRRDKLWICMEYCGGGSLQDIYHITGPLSEIQIAYMCRETLLGLAYLHSMGKMHRDIKSANILLTEAGDVKLADFGVSAQITATINKRKSFIGTPYWMAPEVAAVERKGGYNQLCDIWACGITAIELAELQPPMFDLHPMRALFLMSKSGFKPPTLKDKDKWSPTFHNFVKVALTKNPKKRPTAEKLLQHAFFQGEMSKRLALELLQKVSNPSHMFTDLEADEDGAVPNVPQRIASRHTARPRPKSPIPQLDSDDQINLDGTLQREVISPSVDGSPAWDIMDIMNNTVHNCDAHPDCGIGTAFEDEQEKSLLQYIDEELLLRGNAMSMVGGHCDQLYSLQATLPLGESSNDCELHCPYYNMSGSQASPRRHSSVDELYGLVSSSQSLTAANGQRQRSLSDSGPRDESSQSNGQNETPGDGEREGMSPDLLSDTPPVPPRRRDRKRHTPPRPISNGLPPTPKVHMGACFSKVFNGCPLRIHCTASWIHPDTRDQHLLIAAEEGIYNLNLNELHETAIDQLYPRRTIWMYVIKDVLMSLSGKTPQLYRHDLLAMQSKQSHRFSLHMNKIPERLVPRKFALTTKVPDTKGCTKCCVGRNPYNGYKYLCGAMPTGIFLMQWYDPLNKFMLLKHFDCPLPSPLNVFEIIITPEMEYPMVCVSVKQPYQQNKLKLDLINMNSGASWFHSDELEDMDGSATVIPRRENLHVINVTQLEKNAILVCYDNVVKVVTLQGKPRSTRKQMSELHFNFQIESIICLPDSVLAFHKHGMQGRSFKNGEVTQEISDPSRTYRLLGSDKVVMLESHLVQSGTLTESEGADLYILAGHEASY; encoded by the exons ATGGCTTTGAACGCGAACGCATTGTCCAGTGACATAAGCCGACGAAATCCTCAGGATGAGTACGAGCTCATCCAGAGGATAGGTAGCGGAACGTACGGAGACGTTTACAAG GCCAAAAGACTTTCCATGAATGACCTCGCCGCTATTAAGGTTATCAAATTGGAACCAG GGGATGATTTTGCAATTATTCAGCAAGAAATCCTGATGATGAAGGATTGCAGGCACCCAAACATAATTGCATATTATGGGAGCTACCTGAGAAGGGATAAACTATGGATTTGTATGGAATACTGCGGAGGTGGTTCCCTGCAGGATATATATCACA TAACTGGACCATTATCAGAAATACAAATAGCGTATATGTGCAGAGAGACCCTATTGGGACTAGCTTACTTGCACAGTATGGGGAAGATGCATCGTGACATTAAAAGTGCCAACATATTATTAACCGAAGCTGGGGATGTGAAATTAGCCGACTTTGGAGTTTCAGCACAGATTACAGCCACTATTAATAAAAGGAAAAGTTTTATCGGCACACCCTATTGGATGGCACCAGAG GTGGCAGCTGTAGAAAGGAAAGGCGGCTACAATCAACTTTGTGATATTTGGGCATGCGGTATCACCGCGATAGAATTGGCGGAGTTGCAGCCTCCCATGTTCGATCTGCATCCTATGCGAGCGCTTTTTCTCATGTCGAAGTCCGGCTTCAAGCCGCCGACATTAAAAGACAAAGACAAATGGAGTCCGACATTCCACAATTTCGTGAAGGTCGCTCTCACGAAGAATCCTAAAAAACGACCAACAGCCGAGAAACTCCTACAG CACGCGTTTTTTCAAGGCGAGATGAGCAAACGTTTAGCTTTGGAATTGTTGCAAAAGGTATCGAATCCTAGTCATATGTTTACTGATTTAGAAGCTGATGAAGACGGAGCCGTACCGAACGTTCCGCAGAGGATCGCTTCGCGTCATACTGCAAGACCTAGACCAAAAAGCCCCATACCGCAATTAGATAGCGACG ATCAAATTAATCTAGATGGAACATTACAAAGGGAAGTAATATCGCCGTCTGTAGATGGTAGTCCAGCATGGGATATTATGGATATCATGAATAAT ACTGTTCATAACTGTGATGCACATCCAGACTGTGGTATCGGTACTGCATTCGAAGACGAGCAAGAGAA GAGTCTATTGCAGTACATTGATGAGGAGTTGTTGCTAAG GGGGAATGCAATGTCGATGGTTGGTGGGCATTGCGACCAGCTATATTCCCTGCA AGCTACGCTTCCTCTGGGAGAGTCATCGAATGATTGCGAATTGCACTGCCCGTACTACAATATGTCAG GATCTCAAGCAAGCCCCAGGCGTCACAGCTCTGTGGACGAGTTGTATGGTCTGGTGAGCAGTTCACAATCCCTAACTGCTGCCAATGGACAACGTCAACGGTCTCTCTCGGACAGTGGTCCTAGAGACGAGTCCTCACAGTCTAATG GCCAAAACGAGACGCCGGGTGACGGGGAGAGAGAAGGCATGAGTCCGGACTTATTATCGGACACTCCGCCTGTCCCACCAAGAAGAAGGGACAGGAAACGCCATACGCCGCCCAGACCCATCAGCAATGGACTGCCGCCTACACCCAAAGTTCACATGGGGGCGTGTTTCTCAAAA GTATTCAACGGCTGTCCCTTAAGAATACACTGCACCGCCAGTTGGATCCATCCAGACACAAGGGATCAGCACCTACTAATCGCAGCGGAGGAAGGAATTTACAACTTGAACCTAAACGAGCTCCATGAAACTGCTATAGACCAGCTGTACCCCAGACGTACGATCTGGATGTACGTCATCAAAGACGTTCTCATGTCTTTGTCTG GCAAAACCCCGCAACTATACAGACACGACTTATTAGCAATGCAGAGCAAACAGAGCCACAGGTTTTCACTGCACATGAACAAAATACCAGAGAGATTAGTCCCGAGGAAGTTTGCGCTGACCACCAAGGTTCCAGACACCAAGGGATGCACCAAGTGTTGCGTTGGCAGAAACCCGTACAATGG GTACAAGTATCTTTGCGGTGCGATGCCCACGGGAATATTCCTGATGCAATGGTACGACCCGCTGAACAAGTTCATGCTCCTGAAGCACTTCGACTGCCCCCTCCCCTCGCCGTTGAACGTGTTCGAGATTATTATCACGCCCGAGATGGAGTATCCGATGGTGTGCGTGTCCGTGAAACAACCATATCAGCAGAACAAATTGAAACTGGACTTGATCAACATGAATTCGGGGGCGAGCTGGTTTCACAGCGACGAACTGGAAGACATGGATGGTTCAG CCACTGTGATACCAAGAAGAGAAAACCTTCATGTCATCAATGTAACTCAGTTGGAGAAAAATGCTATACTAGTGTGTTACGACA ACGTAGTGAAAGTGGTGACGCTGCAGGGGAAGCCCAGATCGACAAGAAAGCAAATGTCGGAGTTGCATTTCAACTTTCAAATCGAGTCCATCA TCTGCTTGCCAGATAGCGTACTAGCATTCCACAAGCATGGTATGCAAGGTAGGAGTTTTAAGAATGGCGAAGTTACGCAAGAGATCAGCGACCCAAGTAGAACGTACAGATTGCTAGGATCCGATAA GGTGGTGATGTTGGAGAGTCACTTGGTCCAGTCAGGCACGCTGACAGAATCTGAGGGAGCGGACTTGTACATACTTGCTGGGCACGAGGCCAGTTACTAG
- the Hppy gene encoding MAP4K3-like protein hppy isoform X3: MALNANALSSDISRRNPQDEYELIQRIGSGTYGDVYKAKRLSMNDLAAIKVIKLEPGDDFAIIQQEILMMKDCRHPNIIAYYGSYLRRDKLWICMEYCGGGSLQDIYHITGPLSEIQIAYMCRETLLGLAYLHSMGKMHRDIKSANILLTEAGDVKLADFGVSAQITATINKRKSFIGTPYWMAPEVAAVERKGGYNQLCDIWACGITAIELAELQPPMFDLHPMRALFLMSKSGFKPPTLKDKDKWSPTFHNFVKVALTKNPKKRPTAEKLLQHAFFQGEMSKRLALELLQKVSNPSHMFTDLEADEDGAVPNVPQRIASRHTARPRPKSPIPQLDSDDQINLDGTLQREVISPSVDGSPAWDIMDIMNNVKTVHNCDAHPDCGIGTAFEDEQENIVAASETTDNRESRRSKTGTEIFHMSLRSLLQYIDEELLLRATLPLGESSNDCELHCPYYNMSGSQASPRRHSSVDELYGLVSSSQSLTAANGQRQRSLSDSGPRDESSQSNGQNETPGDGEREGMSPDLLSDTPPVPPRRRDRKRHTPPRPISNGLPPTPKVHMGACFSKVFNGCPLRIHCTASWIHPDTRDQHLLIAAEEGIYNLNLNELHETAIDQLYPRRTIWMYVIKDVLMSLSGKTPQLYRHDLLAMQSKQSHRFSLHMNKIPERLVPRKFALTTKVPDTKGCTKCCVGRNPYNGYKYLCGAMPTGIFLMQWYDPLNKFMLLKHFDCPLPSPLNVFEIIITPEMEYPMVCVSVKQPYQQNKLKLDLINMNSGASWFHSDELEDMDGSATVIPRRENLHVINVTQLEKNAILVCYDNVVKVVTLQGKPRSTRKQMSELHFNFQIESIICLPDSVLAFHKHGMQGRSFKNGEVTQEISDPSRTYRLLGSDKVVMLESHLVQSGTLTESEGADLYILAGHEASY; encoded by the exons ATGGCTTTGAACGCGAACGCATTGTCCAGTGACATAAGCCGACGAAATCCTCAGGATGAGTACGAGCTCATCCAGAGGATAGGTAGCGGAACGTACGGAGACGTTTACAAG GCCAAAAGACTTTCCATGAATGACCTCGCCGCTATTAAGGTTATCAAATTGGAACCAG GGGATGATTTTGCAATTATTCAGCAAGAAATCCTGATGATGAAGGATTGCAGGCACCCAAACATAATTGCATATTATGGGAGCTACCTGAGAAGGGATAAACTATGGATTTGTATGGAATACTGCGGAGGTGGTTCCCTGCAGGATATATATCACA TAACTGGACCATTATCAGAAATACAAATAGCGTATATGTGCAGAGAGACCCTATTGGGACTAGCTTACTTGCACAGTATGGGGAAGATGCATCGTGACATTAAAAGTGCCAACATATTATTAACCGAAGCTGGGGATGTGAAATTAGCCGACTTTGGAGTTTCAGCACAGATTACAGCCACTATTAATAAAAGGAAAAGTTTTATCGGCACACCCTATTGGATGGCACCAGAG GTGGCAGCTGTAGAAAGGAAAGGCGGCTACAATCAACTTTGTGATATTTGGGCATGCGGTATCACCGCGATAGAATTGGCGGAGTTGCAGCCTCCCATGTTCGATCTGCATCCTATGCGAGCGCTTTTTCTCATGTCGAAGTCCGGCTTCAAGCCGCCGACATTAAAAGACAAAGACAAATGGAGTCCGACATTCCACAATTTCGTGAAGGTCGCTCTCACGAAGAATCCTAAAAAACGACCAACAGCCGAGAAACTCCTACAG CACGCGTTTTTTCAAGGCGAGATGAGCAAACGTTTAGCTTTGGAATTGTTGCAAAAGGTATCGAATCCTAGTCATATGTTTACTGATTTAGAAGCTGATGAAGACGGAGCCGTACCGAACGTTCCGCAGAGGATCGCTTCGCGTCATACTGCAAGACCTAGACCAAAAAGCCCCATACCGCAATTAGATAGCGACG ATCAAATTAATCTAGATGGAACATTACAAAGGGAAGTAATATCGCCGTCTGTAGATGGTAGTCCAGCATGGGATATTATGGATATCATGAATAATGTAAAG ACTGTTCATAACTGTGATGCACATCCAGACTGTGGTATCGGTACTGCATTCGAAGACGAGCAAGAGAA TATTGTTGCCGCTAGCGAGACAACAGATAATAGAGAATCGCGTCGAAGCAAAACAGGCACAGAAATATTTCATATGAGTTTAAG GAGTCTATTGCAGTACATTGATGAGGAGTTGTTGCTAAG AGCTACGCTTCCTCTGGGAGAGTCATCGAATGATTGCGAATTGCACTGCCCGTACTACAATATGTCAG GATCTCAAGCAAGCCCCAGGCGTCACAGCTCTGTGGACGAGTTGTATGGTCTGGTGAGCAGTTCACAATCCCTAACTGCTGCCAATGGACAACGTCAACGGTCTCTCTCGGACAGTGGTCCTAGAGACGAGTCCTCACAGTCTAATG GCCAAAACGAGACGCCGGGTGACGGGGAGAGAGAAGGCATGAGTCCGGACTTATTATCGGACACTCCGCCTGTCCCACCAAGAAGAAGGGACAGGAAACGCCATACGCCGCCCAGACCCATCAGCAATGGACTGCCGCCTACACCCAAAGTTCACATGGGGGCGTGTTTCTCAAAA GTATTCAACGGCTGTCCCTTAAGAATACACTGCACCGCCAGTTGGATCCATCCAGACACAAGGGATCAGCACCTACTAATCGCAGCGGAGGAAGGAATTTACAACTTGAACCTAAACGAGCTCCATGAAACTGCTATAGACCAGCTGTACCCCAGACGTACGATCTGGATGTACGTCATCAAAGACGTTCTCATGTCTTTGTCTG GCAAAACCCCGCAACTATACAGACACGACTTATTAGCAATGCAGAGCAAACAGAGCCACAGGTTTTCACTGCACATGAACAAAATACCAGAGAGATTAGTCCCGAGGAAGTTTGCGCTGACCACCAAGGTTCCAGACACCAAGGGATGCACCAAGTGTTGCGTTGGCAGAAACCCGTACAATGG GTACAAGTATCTTTGCGGTGCGATGCCCACGGGAATATTCCTGATGCAATGGTACGACCCGCTGAACAAGTTCATGCTCCTGAAGCACTTCGACTGCCCCCTCCCCTCGCCGTTGAACGTGTTCGAGATTATTATCACGCCCGAGATGGAGTATCCGATGGTGTGCGTGTCCGTGAAACAACCATATCAGCAGAACAAATTGAAACTGGACTTGATCAACATGAATTCGGGGGCGAGCTGGTTTCACAGCGACGAACTGGAAGACATGGATGGTTCAG CCACTGTGATACCAAGAAGAGAAAACCTTCATGTCATCAATGTAACTCAGTTGGAGAAAAATGCTATACTAGTGTGTTACGACA ACGTAGTGAAAGTGGTGACGCTGCAGGGGAAGCCCAGATCGACAAGAAAGCAAATGTCGGAGTTGCATTTCAACTTTCAAATCGAGTCCATCA TCTGCTTGCCAGATAGCGTACTAGCATTCCACAAGCATGGTATGCAAGGTAGGAGTTTTAAGAATGGCGAAGTTACGCAAGAGATCAGCGACCCAAGTAGAACGTACAGATTGCTAGGATCCGATAA GGTGGTGATGTTGGAGAGTCACTTGGTCCAGTCAGGCACGCTGACAGAATCTGAGGGAGCGGACTTGTACATACTTGCTGGGCACGAGGCCAGTTACTAG
- the Hppy gene encoding MAP4K3-like protein hppy isoform X2, translated as MALNANALSSDISRRNPQDEYELIQRIGSGTYGDVYKAKRLSMNDLAAIKVIKLEPGDDFAIIQQEILMMKDCRHPNIIAYYGSYLRRDKLWICMEYCGGGSLQDIYHITGPLSEIQIAYMCRETLLGLAYLHSMGKMHRDIKSANILLTEAGDVKLADFGVSAQITATINKRKSFIGTPYWMAPEVAAVERKGGYNQLCDIWACGITAIELAELQPPMFDLHPMRALFLMSKSGFKPPTLKDKDKWSPTFHNFVKVALTKNPKKRPTAEKLLQHAFFQGEMSKRLALELLQKVSNPSHMFTDLEADEDGAVPNVPQRIASRHTARPRPKSPIPQLDSDDQINLDGTLQREVISPSVDGSPAWDIMDIMNNTVHNCDAHPDCGIGTAFEDEQENIVAASETTDNRESRRSKTGTEIFHMSLRSLLQYIDEELLLRGNAMSMVGGHCDQLYSLQATLPLGESSNDCELHCPYYNMSGSQASPRRHSSVDELYGLVSSSQSLTAANGQRQRSLSDSGPRDESSQSNGQNETPGDGEREGMSPDLLSDTPPVPPRRRDRKRHTPPRPISNGLPPTPKVHMGACFSKVFNGCPLRIHCTASWIHPDTRDQHLLIAAEEGIYNLNLNELHETAIDQLYPRRTIWMYVIKDVLMSLSGKTPQLYRHDLLAMQSKQSHRFSLHMNKIPERLVPRKFALTTKVPDTKGCTKCCVGRNPYNGYKYLCGAMPTGIFLMQWYDPLNKFMLLKHFDCPLPSPLNVFEIIITPEMEYPMVCVSVKQPYQQNKLKLDLINMNSGASWFHSDELEDMDGSATVIPRRENLHVINVTQLEKNAILVCYDNVVKVVTLQGKPRSTRKQMSELHFNFQIESIICLPDSVLAFHKHGMQGRSFKNGEVTQEISDPSRTYRLLGSDKVVMLESHLVQSGTLTESEGADLYILAGHEASY; from the exons ATGGCTTTGAACGCGAACGCATTGTCCAGTGACATAAGCCGACGAAATCCTCAGGATGAGTACGAGCTCATCCAGAGGATAGGTAGCGGAACGTACGGAGACGTTTACAAG GCCAAAAGACTTTCCATGAATGACCTCGCCGCTATTAAGGTTATCAAATTGGAACCAG GGGATGATTTTGCAATTATTCAGCAAGAAATCCTGATGATGAAGGATTGCAGGCACCCAAACATAATTGCATATTATGGGAGCTACCTGAGAAGGGATAAACTATGGATTTGTATGGAATACTGCGGAGGTGGTTCCCTGCAGGATATATATCACA TAACTGGACCATTATCAGAAATACAAATAGCGTATATGTGCAGAGAGACCCTATTGGGACTAGCTTACTTGCACAGTATGGGGAAGATGCATCGTGACATTAAAAGTGCCAACATATTATTAACCGAAGCTGGGGATGTGAAATTAGCCGACTTTGGAGTTTCAGCACAGATTACAGCCACTATTAATAAAAGGAAAAGTTTTATCGGCACACCCTATTGGATGGCACCAGAG GTGGCAGCTGTAGAAAGGAAAGGCGGCTACAATCAACTTTGTGATATTTGGGCATGCGGTATCACCGCGATAGAATTGGCGGAGTTGCAGCCTCCCATGTTCGATCTGCATCCTATGCGAGCGCTTTTTCTCATGTCGAAGTCCGGCTTCAAGCCGCCGACATTAAAAGACAAAGACAAATGGAGTCCGACATTCCACAATTTCGTGAAGGTCGCTCTCACGAAGAATCCTAAAAAACGACCAACAGCCGAGAAACTCCTACAG CACGCGTTTTTTCAAGGCGAGATGAGCAAACGTTTAGCTTTGGAATTGTTGCAAAAGGTATCGAATCCTAGTCATATGTTTACTGATTTAGAAGCTGATGAAGACGGAGCCGTACCGAACGTTCCGCAGAGGATCGCTTCGCGTCATACTGCAAGACCTAGACCAAAAAGCCCCATACCGCAATTAGATAGCGACG ATCAAATTAATCTAGATGGAACATTACAAAGGGAAGTAATATCGCCGTCTGTAGATGGTAGTCCAGCATGGGATATTATGGATATCATGAATAAT ACTGTTCATAACTGTGATGCACATCCAGACTGTGGTATCGGTACTGCATTCGAAGACGAGCAAGAGAA TATTGTTGCCGCTAGCGAGACAACAGATAATAGAGAATCGCGTCGAAGCAAAACAGGCACAGAAATATTTCATATGAGTTTAAG GAGTCTATTGCAGTACATTGATGAGGAGTTGTTGCTAAG GGGGAATGCAATGTCGATGGTTGGTGGGCATTGCGACCAGCTATATTCCCTGCA AGCTACGCTTCCTCTGGGAGAGTCATCGAATGATTGCGAATTGCACTGCCCGTACTACAATATGTCAG GATCTCAAGCAAGCCCCAGGCGTCACAGCTCTGTGGACGAGTTGTATGGTCTGGTGAGCAGTTCACAATCCCTAACTGCTGCCAATGGACAACGTCAACGGTCTCTCTCGGACAGTGGTCCTAGAGACGAGTCCTCACAGTCTAATG GCCAAAACGAGACGCCGGGTGACGGGGAGAGAGAAGGCATGAGTCCGGACTTATTATCGGACACTCCGCCTGTCCCACCAAGAAGAAGGGACAGGAAACGCCATACGCCGCCCAGACCCATCAGCAATGGACTGCCGCCTACACCCAAAGTTCACATGGGGGCGTGTTTCTCAAAA GTATTCAACGGCTGTCCCTTAAGAATACACTGCACCGCCAGTTGGATCCATCCAGACACAAGGGATCAGCACCTACTAATCGCAGCGGAGGAAGGAATTTACAACTTGAACCTAAACGAGCTCCATGAAACTGCTATAGACCAGCTGTACCCCAGACGTACGATCTGGATGTACGTCATCAAAGACGTTCTCATGTCTTTGTCTG GCAAAACCCCGCAACTATACAGACACGACTTATTAGCAATGCAGAGCAAACAGAGCCACAGGTTTTCACTGCACATGAACAAAATACCAGAGAGATTAGTCCCGAGGAAGTTTGCGCTGACCACCAAGGTTCCAGACACCAAGGGATGCACCAAGTGTTGCGTTGGCAGAAACCCGTACAATGG GTACAAGTATCTTTGCGGTGCGATGCCCACGGGAATATTCCTGATGCAATGGTACGACCCGCTGAACAAGTTCATGCTCCTGAAGCACTTCGACTGCCCCCTCCCCTCGCCGTTGAACGTGTTCGAGATTATTATCACGCCCGAGATGGAGTATCCGATGGTGTGCGTGTCCGTGAAACAACCATATCAGCAGAACAAATTGAAACTGGACTTGATCAACATGAATTCGGGGGCGAGCTGGTTTCACAGCGACGAACTGGAAGACATGGATGGTTCAG CCACTGTGATACCAAGAAGAGAAAACCTTCATGTCATCAATGTAACTCAGTTGGAGAAAAATGCTATACTAGTGTGTTACGACA ACGTAGTGAAAGTGGTGACGCTGCAGGGGAAGCCCAGATCGACAAGAAAGCAAATGTCGGAGTTGCATTTCAACTTTCAAATCGAGTCCATCA TCTGCTTGCCAGATAGCGTACTAGCATTCCACAAGCATGGTATGCAAGGTAGGAGTTTTAAGAATGGCGAAGTTACGCAAGAGATCAGCGACCCAAGTAGAACGTACAGATTGCTAGGATCCGATAA GGTGGTGATGTTGGAGAGTCACTTGGTCCAGTCAGGCACGCTGACAGAATCTGAGGGAGCGGACTTGTACATACTTGCTGGGCACGAGGCCAGTTACTAG